A segment of the Streptomyces sp. L2 genome:
GCGCCGTGCCCCCACGTCTGTCCCGGTCCCGCTCATGCGGCCCTACCTTCTTGAGTGCGTCCCGTGAGTTCGCCGGTGCCCCCGCCGGTGATCCCGCCCGCGATCCCGAGGAACGCCTCCTCCAGGGACGCCGACCGGACGTCCAGCCCGCGCAGCTCGACCCCGGCCCGTTCGGCCCAGGTCAGCACGGCGGTGGCGGACCGCTGGAGTTCCCGGGTACGCAGCCGTACGACGTTCCCCTCGACCTCGTGCCCGCAGACGCCGAGGCCGGCAAGCGGGGGCAGGTCTCCGAGGAGGTATCCGTCCGGCAGCTCGAAGGAGATCCGGGACGGCCGGCCCGCGGTGACCTCGGCCGGGGTGCCGGCGGCGGCGATACGGCCGGCGTGCAGGATCGCGAGCCGGTCGGCGAGACCCTCCGCCTCCTCCAGGTAGTGCGTGGTGAGCAGCACGGTCGTGCCGGTGTCGCGCAGCGCCCGCACCAACTCCCAGGTGTCCCGGCGTCCTTCGGCGTCGAGCCCGGTCGTCGGCTCGTCCAGGAACAGCACCTCGGGGTCGTTCAGCAGGGCCAGCGCCAGGTCGAGGCGGCGCCGTTCGCCGCCGGACAGCTGCTTGACGCGCACCCCCCACTTGTCCGCGAGCCCGACCAGTTCCAGGACCTCCCGTTCGGGCCGGGGT
Coding sequences within it:
- a CDS encoding ABC transporter ATP-binding protein, producing the protein MDTDEHEHVIEVTDLRRVYGGGFEAVRGISFSVARGEVFALLGTNGAGKTSTVELLEGLAAPAAGRIRILGHDPYRERHAVRPRTGVMLQEGGFPTELTVAETARLWAGCTTAPRPEREVLELVGLADKWGVRVKQLSGGERRRLDLALALLNDPEVLFLDEPTTGLDAEGRRDTWELVRALRDTGTTVLLTTHYLEEAEGLADRLAILHAGRIAAAGTPAEVTAGRPSRISFELPDGYLLGDLPPLAGLGVCGHEVEGNVVRLRTRELQRSATAVLTWAERAGVELRGLDVRSASLEEAFLGIAGGITGGGTGELTGRTQEGRAA